CGCGTGAATTCGAAGCCGACCGTGGCGGCGCCGAGATCTCGGGCGACCCGCAGTCGCTCGCGATGGCGCTCGACAAGATTCATCGTTACGCGCAGGGGATTCCGTTCGATACGGCCGAGCAGCACCCGGCCACGGCGCAGATGATGATCATGAACCCGCTCTCCGGCGGGCGGCTCGCGAACCTGTTCTCGACCCACCCGGCGACCGAAGAGCGCGTGGCGCGTCTGATGGAGATGGCCCGCACCGGCCAATACCCCGTCTGATATCCTGTCGGCCGACAGCCGTCCAGTTACCCTCCCATGCCCGCCGTCGTGCGGGCATGTTTGTTTGTAGAACGCCCATGCCGCAACCGAGTCTGCCCACCGAATCCCTGGCCTATGTGCTGCAACGCGCCGCACAGGTCGTCGAATCCGTCCAGAAGGGGACCGCATTGCCGCAGGCGCTGACGCAAGCCACCGCCCAGTGCGCACCGACCGTGCGTGCCGCCACGCAGGATCTCGCCTACCGTGCCGTGCGACGTCTGGGCAGCAGCCGCGCGCTGCTCGCCGTGCTCGTCAAGCCGGCCTTGCAGGCACGCGTGCGCGACATCCTGCTGTGTGCCCTCGCGTTGCTGCAAGACGATGCCGAAGGCGCTGCGTACACCGAATTCACGGTCGTCGACCAGGCGGTCGAAGCCATTGCGGCGCAGCGTCGTACGGCGGCGGCGAAGGGGCTGGCCAACGCAGTGCTGCGACGTTTCTTGCGTGAGCGCGCTGCGTTGATGGCGCAGATCGAGACGCAACCCGAAGCGCGCTGGAATTACCCGGCGTGGTGGATCGACACCGTGCGTCGTGCCTATCCCGACCAATGGGAGACGCTGCTGGCCGCTGGCAATGGCCGGGGGCCGATGACGCTGCGCGTGAACACGCGTCGTATCGGCGTGGACGCCATGCAAGAGGCGCTGACGCAGGCTGGCATGGAGGCCGAAGTCATTGGCCCGGGGGCGCTGCGTCTGGCGCAGGCGGTGCCGGTGGATCGTCTGCCCGGTTTCGCCGACGGATGGGTCTCGGTGCAGGATGCCGGTGCGCAACTGGCCGCACCGCTGGTACTCGGCGAGCATCCGACGCCGGGCATGCGTGTGCTGGACGCCTGCGCAGCCCCTGGCGGCAAGACCGGCCACCTCCTGGAAATGGCGGACGTGCAGGTCACGGCGCTCGAATCGGACCGCACGCGCGTGCCGCGCATCTACGAGAACCTCGAACGTCTTGGGCTGGAGGCGGATGTGCGCATCGGCGATGCGGGCAATCCGTCGAAATGGTCCGGCGGGGGATGGGACGGCGTGCCGTTCGACCGTATTCTGGCCGACGTGCCGTGCTCGGCGGCGGGCATCGTGCGCCGCCATCCGGACATTCGCTGGTTGCGTCGCGAGGCCGACATTGCCGCGCTGGTCGAAGAGCAGCGCCGGATCCTGCTTGCGCTGTGGGAGACGCTGGCCGTGGGCGGCGAACTGATCTATGCGACGTGCTCCGTCTTCCCGGCGGAAAACGAGCAGCAAGCGCAATGGTTTGAACGTGTTTGCACAGATGCGGTACGATTGGACGCTCCCGGGCAATTGCTGATGACCCCTGGCGGCGCCCACGATGGCTTCTACTACGCTCGCTTCCAGAAACGGTGACTTTCTACCAACGGCTACTGGCCTGCCTGCTGCCACTGCTGCTGTGCGTTTTTGCGCTCGGCTACGCGGCACCCGCGCGCGCCGAAAACGAAATCCAGGTGCGCGAGGCCCGGCTCGAACCGTCGGACGGCGGCTGGTCGCTCGACGCACGCTTCGCCTTCGAACTCAATAGCAGTCTCGAAGATGCCGTCAATCGCGGCATCTCCCTCTATTTCACGACGGACTTCGAGCTGACCCGCTCGCGCTGGTACTGGTTCGACGAAAAGGTCGTGAACACGTCTCAGAGCGTGCGGTTGTGGTTCCAGCCGCTCACGCGTCAGTACCGTGTCTCCAGCAATAACGGCAACAGCAACAGCGGCGGCCTGCAACTCGGCTTCGGTTCGCTGCGCGAAGCGCTCGCACTCGTACGCAATGTCAGCGGCTGGCGCGTGATCGAGAAGGGCGTGGCCAAGCCGGGCACGCAGTATCAGGTGTCGGTGCGCATGCGGCTCGACAACGCGCTCATGCCCAAGCCGTTCCAGATCGATGCGGTGAACAATCGCGACTGGAACCTCAGTTCGGACTGGACGCGCTTCTTGTTCACACCC
The Pandoraea oxalativorans genome window above contains:
- the rsmB gene encoding 16S rRNA (cytosine(967)-C(5))-methyltransferase RsmB, with product MFVCRTPMPQPSLPTESLAYVLQRAAQVVESVQKGTALPQALTQATAQCAPTVRAATQDLAYRAVRRLGSSRALLAVLVKPALQARVRDILLCALALLQDDAEGAAYTEFTVVDQAVEAIAAQRRTAAAKGLANAVLRRFLRERAALMAQIETQPEARWNYPAWWIDTVRRAYPDQWETLLAAGNGRGPMTLRVNTRRIGVDAMQEALTQAGMEAEVIGPGALRLAQAVPVDRLPGFADGWVSVQDAGAQLAAPLVLGEHPTPGMRVLDACAAPGGKTGHLLEMADVQVTALESDRTRVPRIYENLERLGLEADVRIGDAGNPSKWSGGGWDGVPFDRILADVPCSAAGIVRRHPDIRWLRREADIAALVEEQRRILLALWETLAVGGELIYATCSVFPAENEQQAQWFERVCTDAVRLDAPGQLLMTPGGAHDGFYYARFQKR